In one Streptomyces sp. NBC_00597 genomic region, the following are encoded:
- a CDS encoding FadR/GntR family transcriptional regulator: protein MNLSDSQTGGQAPRRVSAMEAVFGHLRSAIERGEYVVGDKLPSEAELCRNLEVSRPVLREALRALQAIGLTASKSGKGTFVLANTVEDPTFGDYVASDLLEVRRHVEIPVAGYAALRRTPEDLDHLGHLLDRMEQETDTTAWVAMDTVFHLAVAEASRNPVFRRVIEEIRDALARQSTFLNELGGRREQSNCEHRAILEALADGSEHDAVEAMSHHLLRVETTLTEIVRPQRAATSTEGRPEA from the coding sequence GTGAACCTGTCAGACAGCCAGACAGGTGGCCAGGCCCCGCGGCGCGTCAGCGCGATGGAAGCGGTCTTCGGCCACCTGCGCAGCGCCATCGAGCGCGGTGAGTACGTCGTGGGCGACAAGCTCCCCTCCGAAGCCGAGTTGTGCCGGAACCTGGAGGTCAGCCGGCCCGTGCTGCGGGAGGCGCTCCGAGCCCTCCAAGCCATCGGCCTGACCGCCTCCAAGAGCGGCAAGGGCACGTTCGTCCTGGCGAACACGGTCGAGGACCCCACCTTCGGCGACTACGTCGCCAGCGACCTGCTGGAGGTGCGCCGGCACGTCGAGATCCCGGTCGCCGGGTACGCCGCGCTGCGCCGCACCCCGGAGGACCTGGACCATCTGGGCCATCTGCTCGACCGGATGGAGCAGGAGACCGACACCACCGCGTGGGTGGCGATGGACACCGTCTTCCACCTGGCGGTGGCCGAGGCATCCCGCAACCCCGTCTTCCGTCGCGTCATCGAGGAGATCCGCGACGCACTGGCGCGTCAGTCGACCTTCCTCAACGAACTGGGCGGCCGGCGCGAGCAGTCCAACTGCGAGCACCGGGCGATCCTCGAGGCGCTGGCCGACGGTTCCGAGCACGACGCGGTGGAGGCCATGTCCCACCACCTCCTGCGGGTCGAGACGACCCTCACAGAAATCGTGCGCCCCCAGCGCGCGGCCACCTCCACGGAAGGCAGACCCGAGGCGTGA
- a CDS encoding gamma-glutamyl-gamma-aminobutyrate hydrolase family protein codes for MPQPPLIGLTTYLADARWGEWDLPAAVLPAAYAGCLQAAGGRAVLLPPDAPSAAADVVARLDAIVLTGGEDVDPALYGARPHPCTGPPVRERDRWEQAVLAAGLARDIPVLGVCRGMQLMNVHAGGTLIQHLPDRVGHHGHNPYRGHFCAHTVTTAPGTRIGALLPGTREVATHHHQAVDRLGAGFIVAARAADGTVEAIESTRHRFAVGVQWHPEMGVDTPVVHALVDAAGFAADTDRAASVAGRKVRTVRNSPGRTFPTQVS; via the coding sequence ATGCCCCAGCCACCACTCATCGGACTCACCACCTACCTGGCCGACGCCCGGTGGGGCGAGTGGGACCTGCCCGCCGCAGTGCTGCCTGCTGCCTACGCCGGCTGTCTCCAGGCCGCGGGCGGCCGGGCCGTCCTGCTGCCGCCGGACGCCCCGTCGGCAGCGGCCGATGTGGTCGCACGTCTGGACGCGATCGTCCTGACGGGAGGCGAGGACGTGGATCCCGCCCTGTACGGCGCTCGGCCCCACCCGTGCACGGGGCCGCCGGTCCGCGAGCGCGACCGGTGGGAGCAGGCTGTACTGGCCGCCGGTCTCGCCCGCGACATACCCGTGCTCGGAGTGTGCCGGGGTATGCAGCTGATGAACGTACACGCCGGAGGCACCCTCATCCAGCACCTGCCCGACAGGGTGGGCCATCACGGCCACAACCCCTACCGGGGCCACTTCTGTGCCCACACCGTCACCACCGCGCCGGGGACCCGGATCGGCGCCCTCCTACCGGGGACCCGCGAGGTCGCCACGCACCATCATCAGGCGGTGGATCGCCTGGGCGCCGGGTTCATCGTGGCCGCCCGTGCGGCGGACGGCACCGTCGAGGCGATCGAGAGCACCCGGCACCGCTTCGCCGTGGGCGTCCAGTGGCATCCGGAGATGGGTGTCGACACGCCGGTGGTGCATGCCCTGGTGGATGCCGCCGGTTTCGCCGCAGACACCGATCGGGCGGCTTCGGTGGCAGGACGGAAAGTGCGCACGGTGCGAAACTCGCCGGGCCGGACTTTCCCGACACAGGTGTCTTGA
- a CDS encoding LysR family transcriptional regulator: MHGLDPRLLATLEAVVRHGSFNAAARELGYSAPAVSQQIAELERRAGLRVLERRPVRATPAGEVLLDAEQGVRNALATASVELDAMRAGTAGRIRLGAFASAATSIVPQALAQLHAAYPHVQVSLSQLEPEACYNRLKRGDMDLALSYDYDFIPVPPPRMLRRTLVARDPVVAVVPAHHRLADREVIDLASLASETWIAAPEAALRLELLSQMAKTPGFQARLQYEGDDFNTVLGFVAAGLCVAVMPQLALPRANTQVVARPLAEPQLTRFIYAVRIDTRHAPRAVLDLEQMLAAQALAALA, from the coding sequence GTGCACGGACTCGACCCCCGCCTGCTCGCCACCCTCGAAGCCGTCGTGCGGCACGGCTCCTTCAACGCCGCCGCACGCGAGCTCGGCTACAGCGCGCCCGCGGTCTCCCAGCAGATCGCCGAACTCGAACGCCGCGCGGGCCTGAGAGTGCTGGAGCGCCGGCCCGTGCGCGCCACACCGGCAGGCGAAGTCCTTCTCGACGCCGAGCAGGGCGTCCGCAACGCGTTGGCGACGGCATCGGTGGAACTCGACGCCATGCGCGCGGGGACGGCCGGACGGATCCGCCTCGGCGCCTTCGCCTCGGCCGCCACCAGCATCGTTCCGCAAGCGCTGGCCCAACTCCACGCGGCCTACCCCCACGTGCAGGTCAGCCTCAGCCAACTGGAACCCGAGGCCTGCTACAACCGGCTCAAGCGGGGGGACATGGACCTGGCCCTCAGCTACGACTACGACTTCATCCCCGTCCCGCCACCCCGGATGCTGCGCCGGACGCTGGTCGCACGGGATCCGGTGGTGGCCGTGGTCCCGGCACACCACCGCCTGGCCGACAGGGAGGTCATCGACCTGGCCAGCCTCGCGTCCGAGACCTGGATCGCGGCTCCGGAGGCCGCACTGCGCCTGGAACTGCTCTCCCAGATGGCCAAGACGCCCGGCTTCCAGGCCCGCCTGCAATACGAGGGGGACGACTTCAACACCGTGCTCGGCTTCGTGGCCGCAGGCCTGTGCGTGGCCGTCATGCCGCAACTCGCCCTGCCCCGCGCCAACACCCAGGTCGTGGCCCGCCCCCTGGCCGAGCCGCAGTTGACGCGCTTCATCTACGCCGTCCGCATCGACACCCGGCACGCCCCGCGCGCCGTCCTGGACCTGGAGCAGATGCTCGCCGCGCAAGCGCTGGCCGCGCTCGCATGA
- a CDS encoding LysR substrate-binding domain-containing protein translates to MELRTLRYFVAVAEELHFGRAAARLHMSQPPLSRAIKQLEVELGAALFLRSAAGVMLTPAGAALLEEARNLLDQADRVRVRVTAAAGAATLTVGILGDTTDRGATRLAAAYRRRHPGAEVRIRETDLTDPTCGLRARLVDVALTRAPFDETGLAVHELRADPVGVVLRADDPLARHDRLTPADLADRRWFRFPDGTDPIWQSYWSGGEPREGPVVRAVQECLQAVLWNGTVGMTPLGHELPEELAVVPLIGIAPNRVVAAWNKGDPNPLIRSFVQIATAAYRGPALLEQPPFTRPVRSW, encoded by the coding sequence ATGGAGCTACGCACGCTGCGCTACTTCGTGGCCGTCGCCGAGGAACTCCACTTCGGCCGGGCGGCTGCCCGGCTGCACATGAGCCAGCCGCCCCTGAGCCGGGCGATCAAGCAGCTGGAGGTCGAGCTCGGCGCCGCGCTGTTCCTCCGCTCCGCCGCAGGCGTCATGCTCACCCCGGCCGGGGCGGCGCTGCTGGAGGAGGCGCGCAACCTACTCGACCAGGCCGACCGGGTCCGCGTACGCGTGACCGCGGCGGCCGGCGCCGCGACACTCACCGTCGGCATCCTGGGCGACACCACCGACCGGGGTGCGACCCGGCTGGCCGCCGCGTACCGCCGACGACACCCCGGCGCCGAGGTCCGCATCCGCGAGACCGACCTGACCGATCCGACCTGTGGGCTGCGTGCCCGACTGGTCGACGTCGCCCTGACCCGCGCGCCGTTCGACGAGACCGGCCTGGCAGTGCACGAGTTGCGCGCCGACCCGGTGGGCGTGGTGCTGCGCGCCGACGATCCCCTGGCCCGCCACGACCGCCTGACGCCGGCCGACCTGGCAGACCGGCGCTGGTTCCGGTTCCCGGACGGCACCGACCCGATCTGGCAGTCGTACTGGAGCGGCGGCGAGCCGCGTGAGGGCCCGGTCGTGCGCGCCGTCCAGGAATGCCTGCAGGCCGTGCTCTGGAACGGCACGGTCGGAATGACCCCGCTCGGGCACGAACTACCCGAGGAGCTGGCCGTGGTACCGCTCATCGGCATCGCGCCGAATCGCGTGGTGGCGGCGTGGAACAAGGGCGACCCGAACCCTCTGATCCGGTCGTTCGTCCAGATCGCGACGGCCGCCTACCGGGGGCCGGCATTGCTGGAGCAGCCGCCGTTCACTCGGCCTGTTCGTAGTTGGTGA
- a CDS encoding MBL fold metallo-hydrolase: protein MTDERIPDPVVQVANVQEIASDLLVIPNRRVQLVPNIGIIAGTQAVLVVETGIGTSNAEQVLAFASEAAKGRRLYLTTTHFHPEHAFGAQAFAGQATYLVNRAQADDLKSKGPGYLEMFRGFGGPIAARLDGVRVPTPDVVYDDEYDLDLGGRTVRLRPTGRGHTKGDQVIEVPDAGVLFTGDLAETGQFAIFPWFPPYDTDVSGVRWLAVMDRLAATRPRLVVPGHGDLDGPHVLTDVRDYLRELRDETWRRRDSAMSQDEIVAEVRAVLIERHPEWVGREWIERGVGCLCAEHAA, encoded by the coding sequence ATGACCGACGAACGCATTCCCGACCCCGTCGTGCAGGTTGCCAACGTGCAGGAGATCGCCTCCGACCTGCTGGTGATCCCCAACCGCCGGGTCCAGCTCGTACCCAACATCGGCATCATCGCCGGTACGCAGGCCGTCCTGGTCGTCGAGACGGGCATCGGCACCTCCAACGCCGAGCAGGTCCTCGCCTTTGCGTCCGAGGCGGCGAAGGGCCGCCGACTGTACCTGACCACGACGCACTTCCACCCCGAGCACGCCTTCGGCGCGCAGGCGTTCGCCGGCCAGGCCACGTACCTGGTCAACCGCGCACAGGCGGACGACCTGAAATCGAAAGGGCCCGGCTACCTGGAAATGTTCCGGGGCTTTGGCGGGCCAATCGCCGCCCGCCTCGACGGGGTCCGGGTTCCCACCCCCGACGTGGTCTACGACGACGAGTACGACCTGGACCTCGGTGGCCGGACCGTACGACTGCGGCCCACCGGCCGGGGCCACACCAAGGGCGACCAGGTGATCGAGGTCCCGGACGCCGGCGTGCTGTTCACCGGGGACCTTGCCGAGACTGGGCAGTTCGCCATCTTCCCGTGGTTCCCGCCGTACGACACGGACGTATCCGGCGTACGGTGGCTCGCGGTGATGGACCGGCTGGCCGCCACCCGACCCCGGCTGGTGGTCCCCGGTCACGGCGACCTCGACGGCCCGCACGTACTCACCGACGTCCGCGACTACCTGCGCGAGCTGCGCGACGAGACCTGGCGGCGGCGCGACTCCGCGATGAGCCAGGACGAGATCGTCGCCGAAGTCCGGGCGGTGCTGATCGAGCGGCATCCCGAGTGGGTCGGGCGGGAGTGGATCGAGCGGGGCGTCGGATGCCTCTGCGCCGAACACGCCGCATGA
- a CDS encoding ATP-binding cassette domain-containing protein gives MTALLEDLDRMARALAVRGPWTRARVLDLLPRLGERLGHRGDQLSGGEQRMLAIARALLGNPRLLLLDEPSDGLAPAIVAQVGEVIREVAAEGVSVVLVEQNLGLALSVAQHVAVMQKGRIVHRAPCAEFAAGSEDRRRLLGVD, from the coding sequence TTGACCGCACTGCTCGAAGACCTCGACCGGATGGCGCGCGCACTCGCCGTCCGGGGACCGTGGACCCGGGCGCGCGTCCTGGACCTGCTGCCGAGGCTCGGGGAACGCCTCGGCCACCGCGGCGACCAGCTCTCCGGCGGGGAGCAGCGGATGCTCGCGATAGCCCGGGCCCTGCTGGGCAACCCGCGGCTGCTGCTCCTCGACGAACCCTCCGACGGCCTCGCGCCCGCGATCGTGGCCCAAGTGGGCGAGGTGATCCGCGAGGTGGCCGCGGAGGGCGTGTCCGTGGTCCTCGTCGAGCAGAACCTGGGGCTGGCGCTGTCGGTCGCCCAGCACGTGGCCGTCATGCAGAAGGGCCGGATCGTCCACCGGGCGCCCTGCGCGGAGTTCGCGGCCGGCTCCGAGGACCGGAGGCGGCTGCTGGGCGTCGACTGA
- a CDS encoding AMP-binding protein, which produces MPVPDPSLTDLVAAFAHPGADLALLLCDRHPADRPALRVVDAELRTTTVTYGELADRSRRLAGAMRRLGVGEGDRVATLMAKSAEHVVTLLATWRLGAVHVPLFTAFQSEAIAARTAHAALVVADAGQLPKLLPPVRGGAPAPPIVVNGAPGGADGAEPAPPGTHGFRDLEAGPPLTPATRAVGGDAPFVDLYTSGTTGQPKAVTVPVRATATFAAYQRHGLDHRPDDVFWNLADPAWGYGLYQAVIGPLALGLTTTLLRARFDPELTVRALTSLGVTNFAAAPTAYRALRNALGDSPVRTSLRACSSAGEPLPPDLAPWARRVLGADLYDHYGQSELGMAAGQAWDVASAAGAAPSEVRAFPGWTLAVLDAETGRETVGGTGLLAVDVARSPLMWFTGYAGGGGLAPKAGGSFLQEGRWFVTGDLAVLDDAGRLHVRGRQDDLIVMAGYRIGPTEIESILIEHPAVSEAGITAAPDSLRGEVVEAYVVPAPSAATGPALVAELQALVKTRLSAHAYPRRVHFVTALPKTDSGKIRRAALRG; this is translated from the coding sequence GTGCCCGTCCCGGACCCGTCCCTCACCGATCTCGTCGCCGCCTTCGCGCATCCCGGGGCGGACCTCGCCCTGCTGCTGTGCGACCGGCACCCCGCGGACCGCCCGGCGCTGCGCGTCGTCGACGCCGAGCTGCGGACCACCACCGTCACCTACGGCGAACTGGCCGACCGGTCCCGCCGGCTGGCCGGGGCGATGCGGCGCCTGGGGGTGGGCGAGGGGGACCGCGTCGCCACCCTGATGGCCAAGTCGGCCGAGCACGTGGTCACGCTCCTGGCGACCTGGCGGCTCGGAGCGGTCCACGTACCGCTCTTCACGGCCTTCCAGTCCGAGGCCATCGCCGCCCGCACCGCGCACGCGGCGCTCGTCGTCGCGGACGCCGGGCAACTGCCCAAGCTGCTCCCGCCGGTCCGCGGCGGCGCGCCCGCTCCCCCGATCGTCGTCAACGGCGCCCCGGGCGGAGCGGACGGCGCGGAGCCCGCGCCGCCCGGGACGCACGGCTTCCGGGACCTGGAGGCGGGCCCGCCGCTGACGCCGGCCACCCGCGCGGTGGGCGGTGACGCGCCGTTCGTCGACCTCTACACCTCGGGGACGACCGGACAGCCCAAGGCCGTCACCGTCCCCGTCCGGGCGACGGCGACCTTCGCCGCCTACCAGCGCCACGGCCTGGACCACCGCCCCGACGACGTGTTCTGGAACCTGGCCGACCCGGCCTGGGGCTACGGGCTCTACCAGGCCGTCATCGGCCCCCTCGCGCTGGGCCTGACCACCACCCTGCTCCGGGCCCGGTTCGACCCCGAGCTCACCGTCCGCGCCCTCACCAGCCTCGGCGTCACCAACTTCGCCGCCGCCCCCACCGCGTACCGGGCGCTGCGCAACGCCCTCGGCGATAGCCCGGTGCGCACCTCCCTGCGCGCCTGCTCCTCGGCCGGCGAGCCCCTGCCCCCGGACCTCGCGCCGTGGGCCCGCCGCGTGCTCGGCGCGGACCTGTACGACCACTACGGCCAGTCCGAACTGGGCATGGCGGCCGGTCAGGCCTGGGACGTCGCGTCGGCGGCGGGCGCGGCGCCGAGCGAGGTGCGCGCCTTCCCCGGTTGGACGCTCGCCGTGCTCGATGCGGAGACGGGCCGCGAGACGGTGGGCGGGACGGGGCTCCTCGCCGTCGACGTGGCCCGCAGCCCCCTCATGTGGTTCACCGGCTACGCGGGCGGCGGCGGGCTCGCCCCGAAGGCGGGCGGGTCCTTCCTCCAGGAGGGCCGCTGGTTCGTCACCGGTGACCTGGCCGTCCTCGACGACGCGGGCCGCCTGCACGTGCGGGGCCGCCAGGACGACCTCATCGTCATGGCGGGCTACCGGATCGGCCCGACCGAGATCGAGAGCATCCTGATCGAGCACCCCGCCGTGTCCGAGGCGGGCATCACCGCCGCCCCGGACAGCCTCCGCGGGGAGGTCGTGGAGGCGTACGTCGTGCCCGCCCCCTCGGCGGCCACCGGCCCCGCGCTGGTTGCGGAGCTCCAGGCCCTGGTGAAGACCCGGCTGTCGGCCCACGCCTATCCGCGGCGCGTCCACTTCGTCACGGCGCTGCCGAAGACGGACAGCGGCAAGATCCGCCGCGCGGCCCTGCGCGGCTGA
- a CDS encoding TIGR03619 family F420-dependent LLM class oxidoreductase, with amino-acid sequence MKIGINLPNFGPGMDPPTLLGWARTIEDLGYDLLLVSDHVALTPDAAGRSPAPFYEAFTSLAWLAAQTSRIEIGTGVVIMPHRHPLLLARMGATLDQLSGGRFVLGVGVGWARQGYEALNVPFTTRGRVTDEYLAALHQLWSEGRATFRGETVSFTSVHSAPMPRREPAPPVWIGGNSLPAVRRAARFGDAWHPLWPNADWLRHAALPALRQLSAEEERPLPLLCPRIQISLTRTPLPDAGRRTGHGTVAQVRADLRELEALGAAYVVLDTDPGDQRLRGTAQQDWRTLEILAEQVVDLTTHTVR; translated from the coding sequence GTGAAGATCGGTATCAACCTGCCCAACTTCGGCCCCGGCATGGATCCCCCGACGCTGCTGGGCTGGGCCCGCACCATCGAGGACCTGGGCTACGACCTGCTGCTGGTCTCGGACCACGTGGCACTGACCCCGGACGCCGCCGGCCGCTCGCCCGCGCCGTTCTACGAGGCGTTCACCTCGCTGGCCTGGCTCGCGGCCCAGACCTCCCGGATCGAGATCGGCACCGGGGTCGTCATCATGCCCCACCGCCATCCGCTGCTCCTGGCCCGGATGGGGGCGACCCTCGACCAGCTCTCGGGGGGCCGCTTCGTCCTGGGCGTCGGGGTCGGCTGGGCCCGCCAGGGCTACGAGGCCCTGAACGTCCCCTTCACCACGCGGGGGCGCGTCACCGACGAGTACCTCGCCGCGCTGCACCAGCTCTGGAGCGAGGGGCGGGCCACCTTCCGCGGCGAGACCGTCTCCTTCACCTCGGTCCACAGCGCCCCGATGCCGCGCCGCGAACCCGCGCCGCCGGTGTGGATCGGCGGCAACAGCCTGCCCGCGGTGCGGCGCGCGGCCCGCTTCGGCGACGCCTGGCACCCCCTGTGGCCGAACGCCGACTGGCTGCGGCACGCGGCGCTGCCCGCGCTGCGCCAGCTCAGTGCCGAGGAGGAGCGCCCGCTCCCGCTGCTCTGCCCCCGCATCCAGATCTCCCTCACCCGCACCCCGCTGCCGGACGCGGGCCGGCGGACGGGCCACGGAACGGTCGCGCAGGTCCGCGCGGACCTGCGCGAACTGGAGGCGCTGGGAGCCGCGTACGTCGTACTGGACACCGATCCGGGGGACCAGCGGCTGCGCGGCACCGCCCAGCAGGACTGGCGGACCCTCGAAATCCTCGCCGAGCAGGTCGTCGACCTCACCACCCACACCGTGCGCTAG
- a CDS encoding NADP-dependent oxidoreductase, producing MRAVVMNAYGSPDVLHEADVPDAPAPGPGQVRIRIEAAAVNPVDNQVRSGSKGDEITLPLPMTLGWDLSGRIESTGPGVERFAVGDPVIGLSAQPATGLGTWAELVTLHESLLAPAPRSISLRDAAALPLASLSVHQPFERLRLPAGASVLVTGAVGALGGYALQLAAHRGWRPSALVREQDVDLAEELGAHEVHTTVAGAARAGGYDAVFETAGIPDAIKAVRDGGSLVTVVPTVVPPAERGITPQVSYVDQDGAALEELAALVDRGILTVRVARAHPFARAAEAVAGFEAGGVRGKVLLVPSATPDGAAG from the coding sequence ATGCGCGCAGTAGTGATGAACGCCTACGGAAGCCCCGACGTCCTGCACGAGGCCGACGTGCCCGACGCGCCCGCGCCCGGCCCCGGCCAGGTCCGGATCCGGATCGAGGCGGCGGCGGTCAATCCGGTGGACAACCAGGTCCGCTCCGGATCGAAGGGCGACGAGATCACCCTCCCGCTGCCGATGACCCTGGGCTGGGACCTCTCCGGCCGCATCGAGTCCACCGGACCGGGCGTGGAGCGGTTCGCCGTGGGCGACCCCGTCATCGGCCTGTCCGCCCAGCCCGCCACCGGGCTCGGCACCTGGGCCGAACTGGTCACCCTCCACGAGTCGCTGCTCGCCCCGGCCCCGCGCTCCATCAGCCTCCGGGACGCGGCCGCCCTGCCGCTGGCCTCGCTCAGCGTGCACCAGCCGTTCGAGCGGCTGCGCCTCCCGGCCGGGGCCTCGGTCCTGGTCACCGGCGCCGTGGGCGCCCTCGGCGGCTACGCCCTCCAGCTCGCCGCGCACCGCGGCTGGCGCCCGTCGGCGCTGGTCCGCGAGCAGGACGTGGACCTCGCGGAGGAGCTCGGGGCGCACGAGGTCCACACCACGGTGGCCGGCGCCGCCCGGGCCGGCGGGTACGACGCGGTGTTCGAGACCGCCGGCATCCCCGACGCGATCAAGGCCGTGCGGGACGGAGGGTCCCTGGTCACCGTCGTGCCCACGGTCGTTCCGCCCGCCGAGCGCGGCATCACCCCGCAGGTCTCCTACGTCGACCAGGACGGCGCGGCACTGGAGGAGCTCGCCGCCCTCGTGGACCGCGGGATCCTCACCGTGCGCGTCGCCCGCGCCCACCCCTTCGCCCGGGCGGCCGAGGCGGTAGCCGGCTTCGAGGCCGGCGGCGTCCGCGGCAAGGTGCTCCTCGTCCCCTCGGCCACCCCCGACGGCGCGGCCGGCTAG
- a CDS encoding MFS transporter: protein MPLPLFALLVCVFGVGTAEYVIAGLLPNVASDVAVSVPSAGLLVTAYAAGVVVGGPLITALTTRVERKTLMLTLMTVFTLGNVLAAVAPGYGVLMVARVISSLAHATLFAVALVVAVQSVPAEKQGRAVAQVAAGLNLATVLGVPLGTLLGEEFGWRSTFWAVAAVALVGTLLIVAFIPAARAGADAVAPDTTTLRAEVSVFARPQVLLAIAITVLGQTGAFTAFTYLATMLTDTTGFSGTAVTVLLLVYGIGSLAGNLIGGRLADRSLMKSLCGMLVALPLALVVLGLTLHNKAAVSVAVFVFGAAAFAITPALQARLLGAAAGAPTLAVSANISAFQLANAFGAWIGGLVIGSSLGATGVNWVAAVISLLALPLAVHALRSDRRAAGAGTGPAPAQSPAPAEA from the coding sequence GTGCCCCTTCCCCTGTTCGCCCTGCTCGTCTGCGTGTTCGGGGTGGGAACCGCCGAGTACGTCATCGCCGGCCTCCTGCCCAACGTCGCCTCCGACGTCGCGGTCAGCGTGCCCAGCGCGGGCCTCCTGGTCACCGCCTACGCCGCGGGCGTGGTCGTCGGCGGACCCCTCATCACCGCGCTCACCACCCGCGTCGAGCGCAAGACCCTGATGCTCACGCTCATGACGGTCTTCACGCTCGGCAACGTCCTGGCCGCCGTCGCCCCCGGCTACGGGGTGCTCATGGTGGCCCGCGTGATCTCCTCCCTGGCCCACGCGACCCTCTTCGCCGTGGCCCTGGTCGTCGCCGTCCAGTCCGTGCCCGCCGAGAAGCAGGGCCGCGCCGTCGCTCAGGTCGCCGCCGGCCTCAACCTGGCCACGGTGCTCGGCGTCCCGCTCGGCACCCTCCTGGGCGAGGAGTTCGGCTGGCGCTCCACCTTCTGGGCCGTCGCCGCCGTGGCCCTGGTCGGCACCCTGCTCATCGTGGCGTTCATCCCGGCGGCCCGCGCCGGTGCCGACGCGGTCGCCCCCGACACCACCACGCTGCGCGCCGAGGTGTCCGTGTTCGCCCGGCCCCAGGTGCTCCTGGCCATCGCGATCACCGTCCTCGGCCAGACCGGCGCCTTCACGGCCTTCACATATCTGGCGACCATGCTGACCGACACCACCGGGTTCTCCGGCACGGCGGTCACGGTGCTGCTCCTCGTGTACGGCATCGGCTCGCTCGCCGGGAACCTGATCGGCGGCCGGCTGGCCGACCGGTCCCTGATGAAGTCCCTGTGCGGCATGCTCGTCGCCCTACCCCTCGCCCTGGTCGTGCTCGGCCTCACCCTGCACAACAAGGCGGCCGTGTCCGTGGCCGTGTTCGTCTTCGGCGCGGCCGCGTTCGCCATCACCCCCGCCCTGCAGGCCCGCCTGCTCGGCGCCGCGGCCGGGGCCCCCACCCTGGCCGTCTCGGCCAACATCTCCGCCTTCCAGCTCGCCAACGCCTTCGGCGCCTGGATCGGCGGCCTCGTGATCGGCTCGTCCCTCGGCGCCACCGGCGTCAACTGGGTCGCCGCCGTCATCTCCCTGCTCGCCCTGCCGCTGGCCGTCCACGCCCTGCGCTCCGACCGCCGCGCCGCCGGTGCGGGCACCGGCCCGGCGCCGGCGCAGAGCCCCGCGCCCGCCGAAGCCTGA